In the genome of Thiomicrospira aerophila AL3, one region contains:
- a CDS encoding metallophosphoesterase produces the protein MALLQNWPLQSAQAQPPRSAAWPRNLVLHHPKTHRQLHRPLAFITDIHGDAPALVRSLMAGGLVTPQSCVAHLEWTESGKQRQLVLGGDCFDKGPSTLVLLRLLKQIWQAKPDSIWLVGNHDLRFMLGMRALELDAHPLHSHFFSRMGKKAIGLLAEMHAECPADYLVTHPACWVDAYWPQAFRQQAQSLLGKRLVKKEIKQLHAKQADMQQACLKRFDSAQAFNQACSWAVAQFLAPGGEFSDLIDTWQLHWVAGPYWFCHAGVNDAAIALWQAGQRQNCNALEQQYQQAWQSGDLFNLYYGPLGALMRTKYRKYDWPLTAQGAQQLKAAGIIGLVNGHRDSVQGQQLYVRQGLWNFDCDTQMNRNCRARDGLAHPGWGITLFEASGEVVALSSDHSGRRCFQL, from the coding sequence ATGGCACTGCTACAAAATTGGCCGCTTCAATCCGCGCAAGCGCAGCCACCTCGTTCGGCCGCTTGGCCGCGTAATTTGGTGTTACATCATCCAAAAACCCATCGCCAACTTCATCGTCCATTAGCTTTTATTACCGATATCCACGGTGATGCGCCAGCCTTAGTGCGCTCATTAATGGCCGGTGGCTTAGTGACGCCCCAGTCTTGCGTGGCCCATCTTGAATGGACGGAATCAGGCAAGCAGCGTCAATTAGTTTTAGGCGGTGATTGTTTTGATAAAGGCCCAAGCACACTGGTGTTGTTGCGACTGTTAAAGCAGATTTGGCAGGCTAAACCCGATTCAATTTGGTTGGTGGGCAATCATGATTTGCGTTTTATGTTGGGGATGCGCGCGCTCGAGCTAGACGCCCATCCGCTGCATAGTCATTTCTTCTCTCGAATGGGTAAAAAAGCCATAGGTTTGTTGGCAGAGATGCACGCAGAATGTCCGGCTGATTATCTCGTCACCCATCCTGCCTGTTGGGTTGATGCCTATTGGCCGCAAGCCTTTCGTCAGCAGGCGCAGTCGTTATTAGGCAAGCGATTAGTAAAAAAAGAAATTAAACAGTTGCACGCCAAGCAAGCCGATATGCAGCAGGCCTGCTTAAAGCGTTTTGATTCAGCACAGGCATTTAACCAGGCCTGCAGTTGGGCCGTGGCGCAATTTTTAGCGCCGGGTGGCGAGTTCTCGGATTTAATTGATACTTGGCAGTTGCATTGGGTGGCGGGGCCTTATTGGTTTTGTCATGCTGGAGTGAATGATGCCGCCATTGCCTTGTGGCAAGCGGGACAACGACAAAATTGTAATGCGTTAGAGCAGCAGTATCAGCAGGCCTGGCAAAGTGGCGATTTATTTAATTTGTACTATGGCCCGTTAGGGGCGTTGATGCGCACTAAATACCGCAAATATGACTGGCCGTTGACCGCGCAAGGCGCGCAACAGCTTAAAGCGGCGGGGATTATCGGCTTGGTAAATGGTCATCGTGATAGTGTGCAAGGGCAGCAGTTGTATGTGCGCCAAGGCTTGTGGAATTTTGATTGCGATACCCAAATGAATAGAAATTGTCGCGCACGTGATGGATTAGCTCATCCAGGGTGGGGCATAACCCTATTTGAAGCGTCGGGGGAGGTCGTGGCGTTAAGTAGCGATCATAGCGGCCGGCGCTGTTTTCAGTTGTAG
- a CDS encoding methyl-accepting chemotaxis protein → MAFLNNLTIKTRLFLNLAMIFLALATLVLLGWQTANTSAREAERLIQTDLQLGEPLRFFNQNFIETLQLSNAYTLTGDANTGQNFNLKVDEQIAALAGLLNELGAELDYDEGGSLLILDIHNEENLDFINTLYGLDRILRNLKNATNSSVFMEQRILQTLDFGIQASSLSLRNALDELNRYNQTAANAELASILASLRERLVLSQRLTAEMIAAKNPEIKSQFDEIGLGFAARPLVQSVQDALRGDFFNRQLASQLDEAWGNYFDAFGDIRDTLITQVQNNHSLAELSGQGNDILVTTSALLQAANTTSLQQQAQEADTMANQLVIISSLAALVLLLVNLLISRSIVSPIDQLKKQLLNLNETSNFSTMSSLTGRNELVEMQQAMMTLLTQVTDAFNQITQVSQNLAQGQTSQRMSGDYRGDLAKLATEMNASLANIEQTLNQVETAAQALAGGDYKLSIDSQNQQGRFLIVTQAIKDAMNIQNQAIEDIRHVTHAMREGDFSQRVTLKMPGDLANLKRYLNESLDRLAEALDAKSAALEAFSQGDFSHQSEAVFNGKLHELNQHMMRMAQSISQMLTEVRDASDHAAHGIHEISSGNQDLNDRVQKQAAALQQTTQSMLDMVVDVNQTMADAQDVSQSTEQMFQASTTGSATVSEMVNAMTAIQEASHDISALTDAIDSVAFQTNLLALNASVEAARAGEAGRGFAVVASEVRNLAQRTAEVSKQIRQASNMNIERIGKGMTLSHQTQQIFADTLARVQKINTKIGKMNTALNRQNEGIQEVNDALSAIDHTTQQNAALVEQIASTSANIIHEVTRLEQKVSQFRLIEPSKRHALPASNKANLVQLPAA, encoded by the coding sequence ATGGCATTTTTGAATAACCTAACCATTAAAACACGCTTATTTTTAAATTTAGCAATGATCTTTCTGGCACTTGCAACCCTGGTGCTACTTGGTTGGCAAACCGCTAACACTAGCGCTCGCGAAGCGGAGCGTTTAATTCAAACCGATCTACAACTTGGCGAACCCTTGCGGTTCTTTAATCAAAACTTTATTGAAACCCTACAACTTTCAAACGCCTACACTTTAACGGGCGATGCTAACACTGGACAAAATTTCAACCTTAAAGTGGATGAACAAATTGCCGCATTAGCAGGCCTGCTTAATGAGCTAGGTGCTGAATTAGATTATGACGAAGGAGGCAGTTTACTCATCCTTGATATCCACAACGAAGAAAACCTTGATTTTATTAACACTCTTTATGGTTTAGACCGGATATTACGTAATCTAAAAAACGCTACCAACTCTAGTGTGTTTATGGAACAACGCATATTACAGACTTTGGACTTTGGTATTCAGGCGTCTAGCTTAAGTCTTCGTAACGCGTTGGATGAACTCAATCGCTATAATCAAACAGCCGCCAACGCTGAATTAGCCAGTATTCTTGCTAGCTTAAGAGAGCGCTTGGTACTTTCTCAACGACTAACCGCTGAAATGATTGCTGCAAAAAACCCTGAAATCAAATCTCAATTTGATGAAATTGGTCTTGGCTTTGCAGCACGTCCGTTGGTACAAAGCGTGCAAGACGCATTACGAGGTGATTTTTTTAATCGCCAATTAGCTAGCCAGCTTGATGAAGCATGGGGCAATTACTTTGATGCCTTTGGTGATATCCGCGATACGCTCATTACCCAAGTCCAAAACAATCATTCGTTGGCAGAACTTTCAGGACAGGGCAACGACATTTTGGTCACCACTAGCGCATTGTTGCAAGCAGCCAATACCACTAGTTTGCAACAGCAAGCACAAGAGGCTGACACAATGGCTAACCAACTCGTTATTATTAGTAGTTTAGCCGCTTTGGTTTTATTGTTAGTCAATCTGCTGATTAGTCGCTCGATTGTTTCGCCAATTGATCAACTTAAAAAACAACTGTTAAATCTCAACGAAACGTCCAACTTTTCTACCATGTCATCCTTAACCGGTCGCAATGAGTTGGTCGAAATGCAACAAGCGATGATGACACTGCTCACCCAAGTTACCGATGCGTTTAACCAAATAACTCAGGTTAGCCAAAATTTAGCGCAGGGGCAAACCTCGCAACGCATGAGCGGGGATTACCGCGGTGATTTAGCCAAGCTAGCTACAGAAATGAACGCGAGCTTGGCCAATATCGAACAAACTTTGAACCAAGTCGAAACCGCCGCGCAGGCCTTGGCTGGTGGGGACTATAAACTCAGCATTGACAGCCAAAATCAGCAAGGTCGATTTTTAATCGTCACCCAAGCTATTAAAGACGCGATGAACATTCAAAACCAAGCAATAGAAGATATTCGTCATGTGACCCATGCAATGCGAGAAGGTGACTTTAGCCAACGTGTTACCCTCAAGATGCCTGGAGATCTGGCTAATCTAAAACGCTATCTAAATGAATCTTTAGATCGCCTAGCGGAAGCACTAGATGCTAAATCAGCGGCTCTTGAAGCATTTAGTCAGGGGGATTTTAGCCACCAGTCTGAGGCTGTATTCAATGGCAAGCTTCATGAGCTAAACCAACACATGATGCGCATGGCACAGAGTATTAGCCAAATGCTGACCGAAGTAAGAGATGCCTCAGATCATGCCGCCCACGGCATTCATGAGATTAGTAGCGGCAATCAAGATCTCAATGATCGTGTCCAAAAACAAGCTGCTGCACTGCAACAAACCACTCAAAGCATGCTCGACATGGTGGTAGATGTCAACCAAACTATGGCGGATGCGCAAGATGTCTCGCAAAGCACAGAACAAATGTTCCAGGCCTCTACTACAGGCTCGGCAACAGTCAGTGAAATGGTTAATGCGATGACCGCTATTCAAGAAGCAAGCCATGATATCAGTGCCTTGACTGACGCGATTGATTCAGTCGCTTTCCAAACCAATCTGTTGGCACTCAATGCCTCAGTGGAAGCGGCCAGAGCCGGTGAAGCTGGGCGTGGCTTTGCAGTGGTGGCATCAGAGGTACGCAATCTAGCACAACGTACGGCTGAGGTTTCCAAACAAATTAGACAAGCCAGTAACATGAATATTGAACGAATTGGTAAGGGCATGACCCTCAGCCATCAAACCCAACAAATATTTGCTGACACCCTGGCAAGAGTACAGAAGATTAACACTAAAATTGGCAAAATGAATACTGCCTTAAATCGTCAAAATGAAGGCATTCAAGAGGTTAATGACGCGCTGTCGGCTATTGACCATACCACCCAGCAAAATGCTGCTTTGGTTGAACAAATTGCCAGCACCTCAGCCAACATTATTCATGAAGTCACGCGTCTTGAACAAAAGGTCAGTCAATTTAGATTGATTGAACCTTCCAAGCGCCACGCTTTACCTGCTTCCAATAAGGCTAATTTGGTGCAGCTTCCTGCTGCTTAA
- a CDS encoding PhoX family protein, with translation MTLTNHRIDHQDADERLCNTSNNTEFYQVLAPKLKRRDFLIGSLGLAFLTLPKGAALANESTPSTVSRPASRLGFNPVMVSEADKIILPEGYQYQVILPFGSRLPHPDQELTIGSHHDGMHFFPIYGGNGEGLLVLNHEYIEPRFLHNSYQGRTFSSSAVYIDSEGHRDAKEVLDEMAAHGVTVVHIKRDEQGEWLPTTSPLNRRIDATTLMEISGPARGHEKMRTPFSPEGTQARGTINNCAHGVTPWGTYLTCEENWAGYFYNPTSQPREQQRYGVRSETSGRYAWERAKGSATHADLFQRFKADDEFVNEPNQFGWVVEIDPLDPHSTPIKRTALGRFAHEGVIFRPAIEGQPIECYMGDDARFEYIYRYVSDTTYSKNKPQPNLLDKGTLYVAKFHEDGRGEWLPLVFGQGPLTAENGFDSQGDVLINTRLAADLMGATKMDRPEWGAIDPNSGEVYFTLTNNTRRQAEQVDAANPRAGNPYGHIIRWQESTTLPTHFNWDIFLLAGDQSDSEFAGVPLNDTNQFNAPDGLWFDKDGRLWIQTDMSERVLNTGDFSQFGNNQMLACDPASGDLRRFLVGPIGQEITGITATPDGKTLFINVQHPGATTTADAFKRNQFSSRWPMGYGVPRSATVVITKTDGGVIGT, from the coding sequence ATGACCTTAACTAACCATCGTATTGATCACCAAGACGCGGATGAGCGCTTGTGTAATACCAGCAATAACACTGAGTTTTACCAGGTGTTAGCACCCAAGCTCAAGCGCCGCGACTTTTTAATCGGCAGCTTAGGCTTGGCGTTTTTAACCCTTCCTAAAGGAGCGGCTTTGGCAAATGAAAGTACGCCATCAACCGTCAGCAGGCCTGCTTCTCGACTGGGGTTTAACCCTGTCATGGTCAGTGAAGCCGATAAAATCATCTTACCTGAGGGCTATCAATACCAGGTCATTTTGCCTTTTGGCTCGCGTCTGCCCCACCCTGACCAAGAACTTACTATTGGCAGTCATCATGATGGGATGCATTTTTTCCCCATCTATGGCGGCAATGGTGAAGGCTTACTCGTGCTCAATCATGAATATATTGAGCCGCGTTTTTTGCATAACAGTTATCAGGGACGCACCTTCAGCTCATCTGCGGTGTACATTGATTCCGAAGGGCATCGTGACGCCAAAGAGGTGTTAGATGAAATGGCCGCGCACGGTGTCACTGTCGTGCACATTAAACGTGATGAGCAAGGCGAATGGCTACCAACGACCAGTCCACTCAATCGCCGCATCGATGCCACCACCCTGATGGAGATTAGCGGTCCGGCGCGTGGACATGAAAAAATGCGCACACCATTTAGTCCAGAGGGTACTCAAGCCCGCGGCACAATTAATAACTGCGCGCATGGCGTAACCCCTTGGGGTACCTACTTAACCTGTGAAGAAAACTGGGCGGGTTATTTTTATAACCCCACCAGTCAACCACGTGAACAACAACGTTACGGCGTGCGCAGCGAAACGTCAGGACGTTATGCTTGGGAGCGCGCTAAAGGCTCTGCGACTCATGCTGACCTATTCCAGCGTTTTAAAGCCGACGATGAATTTGTTAATGAACCGAATCAATTTGGCTGGGTGGTTGAAATTGATCCACTCGACCCGCATAGCACACCGATTAAACGTACTGCATTAGGTCGTTTTGCTCATGAAGGCGTGATTTTTAGACCCGCTATTGAGGGTCAACCGATCGAGTGCTATATGGGCGATGATGCCCGTTTTGAATATATTTATCGTTATGTAAGCGATACCACTTATTCCAAAAATAAGCCGCAGCCCAACCTGTTAGACAAGGGTACGCTGTATGTAGCCAAATTCCATGAGGATGGTCGAGGTGAGTGGTTACCATTAGTCTTTGGACAAGGACCTTTAACCGCTGAAAATGGCTTTGATAGCCAAGGCGATGTATTAATCAACACGCGCTTAGCCGCTGATCTAATGGGCGCCACTAAAATGGATCGCCCTGAATGGGGCGCGATTGACCCAAACTCTGGAGAGGTTTATTTCACCTTAACCAATAACACCCGCCGCCAAGCCGAACAGGTAGATGCAGCCAACCCGCGCGCAGGCAATCCTTATGGTCATATCATCCGCTGGCAAGAATCCACCACCCTGCCAACTCACTTTAACTGGGATATTTTTTTGTTGGCAGGCGATCAAAGTGATTCAGAGTTTGCTGGTGTGCCGCTCAATGATACCAACCAGTTTAATGCCCCAGATGGCCTATGGTTTGATAAGGATGGTCGTTTGTGGATTCAAACCGATATGAGTGAGCGTGTATTGAATACGGGTGATTTTAGCCAATTTGGTAATAATCAAATGTTAGCCTGCGATCCAGCTAGCGGTGATTTACGCCGGTTCTTAGTCGGTCCAATTGGCCAAGAAATCACCGGCATTACCGCTACACCTGATGGCAAAACGCTTTTTATCAACGTGCAGCACCCGGGCGCAACCACCACGGCTGACGCGTTTAAACGCAATCAATTTAGTTCACGCTGGCCCATGGGCTATGGTGTGCCTAGATCAGCCACGGTGGTGATTACCAAAACCGACGGCGGGGTCATCGGCACTTAA